The Coprobacillus cateniformis DNA window TCTGCTTTTATGAAACATTATCAATATGAATTTTTAGGTATTAACAAAAATACATATATAAATTGGAAGCATATCCTATCAATAACTAAAGATAAGGGAGTCCTTTTAAAGGGGAAACATAGGTGTTTGCCCATATCTAGCAATAGATATTATAGATTAATAGATGAATACGTAGAAAGAAGAGGAGGGATATGGTTTTAGAGTATTTATATTGTTTGATTTATGAAACGGTTATTGGTTATATCTTTTATCAGTTAATTAAAAAAGATAGTCAAAGAATTATTATCAGAATCGTGTTTCTATCATTTATAAACTTTATAATAACATATCTTATTGGTCACCTCTTAGGACAATTAGTAGTATATGATATTCCATATTTAGGAATATTATTGAATCTAATTTTGCTCTATATTGAAATACAAGTATATAAGAATATTATATATAATTATGCATTGGTTGGTTTTGTAATAAGTAGTTATTATTGTTTGTATGGGTTTATATCTTTAATCATAAATAGAATGAGTATACATATTTTTCATCTCGATTTTTCTGATCTTTATGCAGTAGGATTTATGAGAATCATAATTATATTCATAATCGTTATGATATCATTTTTGATAATGAAATATCTTATCAAAATAACCAATATAAAAAATGCTTATCTTCCTCAACAATATATATGTTTCTACAACCTTATCATTATTATTGTCATCTTGATAGTGATGTTATTATCACAATATATTGTTTATGATGACAGTCATGTTCTTCTTATCTTCTTTTTCATTATTATTCTTTACACCTGTTTTCATATCTTACTTCATCAAACAATGAATATATATAGAGAAAAAGAAGTAGAAAAAACAAAAAACCAAATGAATAATATGATTCTTCAAAATATTAATCTTCACATAAAGAATCAAGAAGAAATAAAGAAATTTAAACATGATATTAAAAACAAATTGGAAACTATTCAATATCTGAATCTTGAACATAGTCATCAATTATATAATGAAGTTATTCAAGAATTAAAATCCATTGACAAACTCATTCATACTCAAAATCCATATATAGATGCCATTATTAATACAAAATACGCTCAATATAAAGATCAAATTAAATTTCACTGTGTTGTAAAAAGTATTGAAGATGGACATATGAAAGTCACAGACCTCTGTTCAATATTATTTAATCTTCTTGATAATGCAATAGAAGAAACATTAAAAACAAATCAAAAAGAAATCAATATATATATCGAGTATTCTCTCAATGAATTAATTATACAGGTCAAAAACCCTATTGTTAATCACAATATCGATTGGGTAAGCCATAAAGGTGGAGAACATCAAGGACTAGGTCTAACAATTATTCAAGAAAA harbors:
- a CDS encoding GHKL domain-containing protein: MVLEYLYCLIYETVIGYIFYQLIKKDSQRIIIRIVFLSFINFIITYLIGHLLGQLVVYDIPYLGILLNLILLYIEIQVYKNIIYNYALVGFVISSYYCLYGFISLIINRMSIHIFHLDFSDLYAVGFMRIIIIFIIVMISFLIMKYLIKITNIKNAYLPQQYICFYNLIIIIVILIVMLLSQYIVYDDSHVLLIFFFIIILYTCFHILLHQTMNIYREKEVEKTKNQMNNMILQNINLHIKNQEEIKKFKHDIKNKLETIQYLNLEHSHQLYNEVIQELKSIDKLIHTQNPYIDAIINTKYAQYKDQIKFHCVVKSIEDGHMKVTDLCSILFNLLDNAIEETLKTNQKEINIYIEYSLNELIIQVKNPIVNHNIDWVSHKGGEHQGLGLTIIQEKVNLYNGIYKKQITEDTFISYIYISFHN